One window of the Magnolia sinica isolate HGM2019 chromosome 19, MsV1, whole genome shotgun sequence genome contains the following:
- the LOC131234695 gene encoding arogenate dehydratase 3-like, producing the protein MQSLHSTNPTTTIRNVLDHPSKPSRIPTRILLSLSRPDPSSTSSPGSVSSRADWLSSCAILASKVSILSQQQEAQKSNGPDLSSSVNGHHHPTLDLVPIDARPKPLSIADLSPAPMHGSQLRVAYQGVPGAYSEAAAGKAYPNCEAIPCDQFEVAFQAVELWIADRAVLPVENSLGGSIHRNYDLLLRHRLHIVGEVQLPVHHCLLALPGVRKEYLTRVISHPQALAQCEHTLTKLGLNVAREAVDDTAGAAEFVANNDLRDTAAIASARAADLYGLNILADGIQDDSSNVTRFVMLAREPIIPRTDRPFKTSIVFAHDKGTSVLFKVLSAFAFRNISLTKIESRPHRNRPIRLVDDANVGTAKHFEYMFYVDFEASMAEVRAQNALAEVQEFTSFLRVLGSYPMDMTPWTPRE; encoded by the coding sequence ATGCAATCCCTCCACTCCACCAACCCCACGACCACCATCCGCAACGTCCTCGACCATCCATCCAAGCCGTCCCGAATCCCGACGCGCatcctcctctccctctcccgcCCCGATCCCTCATCCACATCCTCTCCCGGCTCCGTCTCCAGCCGCGCCGACTGGCTCAGCTCCTGTGCCATCCTCGCCAGCAAGGTCTCAATCCTCTCCCAGCAGCAAGAGGCCCAAAAATCTAACGGCCCAGATCTATCTTCTTCCGTCAACGGCCACCACCACCCAACCCTAGACCTCGTCCCCATCGACGCCCGTCCCAAACCCCTCTCCATTGCCGACCTCTCCCCAGCACCGATGCATGGCTCCCAGCTCCGCGTGGCCTACCAAGGCGTACCTGGGGCCTACTCCGAGGCAGCCGCTGGCAAGGCCTACCCAAATTGCGAGGCGATCCCCTGCGATCAGTTCGAAGTCGCATTCCAGGCCGTCGAGCTCTGGATCGCGGACCGCGCCGTCCTCCCTGTCGAAAACTCCCTCGGCGGCAGCATCCACCGCAATTACGACCTCCTCCTCCGCCACCGCCTCCACATCGTCGGCGAGGTTCAGTTACCCGTCCACCACTGCCTCCTTGCACTCCCCGGCGTCCGCAAGGAGTACCTTACACGCGTCATCTCCCATCCCCAAGCTCTCGCCCAGTGCGAGCACACCCTCACCAAGCTCGGACTCAACGTCGCTCGCGAGGCCGTCGACGACACCGCTGGCGCCGCTGAATTCGTCGCCAACAACGACCTCCGCGACACCGCTGCCATCGCCAGCGCCCGTGCCGCTGATCTCTATGGCCTCAACATCCTCGCAGACGGCATCCAGGACGACTCCAGCAACGTCACCCGCTTCGTCATGCTAGCCCGCGAGCCCATCATCCCCAGGACCGATCGCCCGTTCAAGACCAGCATCGTCTTCGCCCATGACAAAGGCACCTCCGTCCTCTTCAAGGTACTATCCGCCTTCGCCTTCCGCAACATCAGCCTCACCAAGATCGAGAGCCGGCCCCACCGCAATCGCCCGATCAGGCTCGTCGACGACGCCAATGTCGGGACCGCTAAGCACTTTGAGTACATGTTCTATGTCGATTTCGAGGCCTCCATGGCAGAGGTTCGGGCCCAGAATGCCCTGGCGGAGGTGCAGGAATTCACTTCCTTTCTCAGGGTGCTAGGCAGCTACCCCATGGACATGACGCCGTGGACCCCGCGGGAATGA